From one Acipenser ruthenus chromosome 21, fAciRut3.2 maternal haplotype, whole genome shotgun sequence genomic stretch:
- the LOC117428102 gene encoding protein FAM227B-like, producing MQEAPTTFEEFLQFQKLTAWPITLEEDIQITGELAVYRSPNAIADYLCKNAPFPMEVIDSRKAAFLKIWKTFFLSEASVAVFKDGFWWYFLHKFKVYADCLAQAIFSAFYEAFSMSHNHFGDDFKTELTDLICLWVSGIKPLPFIWK from the exons ATGCAAGAAGCTCCGACAACCTTTGAAGAATTTTTACAGTTTCAAAAGCTG ACTGCCTGGCCCATCACCCTTGAAGAAGATATACAAATAACAGGAGAACTAGCAGTTTACAGATCACCTAATGCTATTGCAGATTATCTCTGTAAAAATGCACCCTTTCCAATGGAGGTTATCGATTCACGgaag GCTGCCTTTTTAAAGATTTGGAAAACGTTCTTCCTGTCTGAAGCATCTGTTGCAGTCTTTAAGGATGGATTTTGGTGGTACTTCCTTCATAAGTTCAAG gTATATGCTGATTGTTTAGCTCAGGCCATTTTCTCTGCATTCTATGAAGCATTTTCAATGTCCCACAATCACTTTGGTGACGATTTTAAAACTGAACTGACTGACCTGATTTGCCTTTGGGTTTCAG gGATAAAACCTTTGCCATTTATTTGGAAGTAA
- the LOC117963124 gene encoding tRNA-uridine aminocarboxypropyltransferase 1-like, translating into MSSTPMASLTESNTLDFPDNQTKTSASLSDSTSKVNEPLQNLHLASHEVLERAQTAGRSKCSKCSGSRMFYCYTCCSLVGVGQEEIPKVKLPLKIDIIKHPNETDGKSTAVHAKLISPDDVSIYTYPCIPEYEDKRHEVVLVFPGPDSVTVEDLTNRLLRLADRDSPCLQDHHRSAEEPAPKRMKQDTTAEDGEVPSPKKEAEQGRHNHLLKRVVFIDSTWNQTNKIVTDERLQALLQVELKTRKTCFWRHQKGSPETYLSTIEAIYYFLIDFHQQCLSEEYHGEYDNLLFFYSYMYKLINKAKHAAGKL; encoded by the exons ATGTCATCAACCCCAATGGCTTCCTTAACAGAATCAAACACTTTAGATTTCCCTGACAATCAAACTAAAACGTCAGCAAGTTTGAGTGATTCAACAAGCAAAGTTAACGAGCCTTTACAGAACCTTCACTTGGCATCTCATGAGGTACTTGAAAGAGCGCAGACGGCTGGAAGATCAAAGTGTTCAAAATGTAGTGGCTCAAGGATGTTTTATTGTTACACGTGTTGCTCTTTAGTAGGAGTGGGCCAGGAAGAGATCCCCAAAGTCAag CTTCCACTGAAGATCGATATTATCAAACATCCTAATGAAACTGATGGTAAGAGCACAGCGGTACATGCTAAACTCATTTCACCAGATGATGTTAGTATTTATACGTACCCCTGCATTCCTGAATATGAAGATAAAAGGCACGAA gtTGTGTTAGTTTTCCCAGGTCCAGATTCAGTTACAGTAGAAGACCTTACCAATCGGCTTTTAAGGCTTGCTGACAGGGACTCTCCGTGTCTCCAAGACCACCACAGATCAGCAGAAGAACCTGCTCCTAAAAGGATGAAGCAAGACACAACAGCAGAAGATGGTGAAGTCCCTTCTCCGAAGAAAGAAGCAGAGCAAGGGAGGCATAATCATCTTCTGAAAAGAGTTGTGTTTATTGACAGTACCTGGAATCAGACCAATAAAATAGTTACTGACGAACGACTTCAAG ctttgcTTCAAGTGGAATTGAAAACAAGGAAAACCTGTTTTTGGCGTCATCAGAAGGGATCCCCTGAAACGTACCTCTCCACTATTGAGGCTATTTACTATTTCCTGATAGACTTCCACCAGCAGTGTTTATCAGAAGAATATCACGGAGAATATGACAATCTCCTGTTTTTCTATTCATACATGTACAAGCTCATCAACAAAGCCAAGCATGCCGCTGGGAAACTTTGA